A stretch of the Ostrea edulis chromosome 9, xbOstEdul1.1, whole genome shotgun sequence genome encodes the following:
- the LOC130050094 gene encoding uncharacterized protein LOC130050094 isoform X1 has product MTTKSPNQVQLLTCGERRRLKYGAAPSVFDFKNTSTTQESDRAKRKRLRESTQDTCTPMIEDLPMYMDELIVHHEVVVDQSSTSMSTSMPEEMCSTAEKEIQCDIPTLGRFSIEGMKLDTKMLSYYTGLNGYDHFMLLFNILGPAAFDLNYKCGLLSPQDQLFLTLMKLRQAKEDVELAMLFKVCESTVSKIVTTWINFLYFQLKELEEQFWPSKDIIKEHMPTDFAKKFPNTRVILDATEQPIHKPSNVEAQSKTWSSYKHKNTLKTMVGVTPNGAVSYVSSTYGGSVSDRQITEHSTLLDVGKFDAGDSIMADRGILVQDLFANQNVFINTPTFLKGKSQLDPEEIVRDRRVASKRIHVERVIGLAKRFKILKHELPMSKIPLASRIVYICFMLSNFRNCIVDKSA; this is encoded by the exons ATGACTACAAAATCACCGAATCAG GTGCAACTACTGACATGTG GTGAACGAAGACGACTTAAGTATGGAGCTGCGCCCTCTGTTTTTGACTTCAAGAATACCAGTACTACCCAGGAGTCTGACAGAGCTAAGCGAAAGAGGCTGCGAGAGTCTActcaagatacatgtactccAATGATTGAAGACCTGCCCATGTATATGGATGAATTGATTGTACATCACGAAGTTGTCGTAGATCAGTCATCTACAAGTATGTCCACATCCATGCCAGAAGAAATGTGTTCAACAGCTGAGAAAGAAATCCAGTGTGACATACCTACCTTAGGTAGATTTTCAATTGAAGGTATGAAACTGGACACTAAGATGCTTTCTTATTACACTGGTTTGAATGGCTATGATCATTTCATGCTTCTCTTTAATATTCTTGGGCCAGCAGCTTTTGACTTGAATTACAAATGTGGCTTATTAAGTCCACAAGATCAGTTGTTTTTAACTCTGATGAAACTCAGACAAGCAAAAGAAGATGTGGAACTTGCTATGCTCTTTAAAGTCTGTGAATCTACTGTTTCTAAAATTGTAACAACTTGGATTAACTTCttgtattttcaattaaaagagTTAGAGGAACAATTCTGGCCTTCTAAAGACATCATTAAAGAACATATGCCAACAGATTTTGCTAAAAAGTTTCCCAATACACGCGTAATTTTAGATGCAACCGAGCAACCAATTCACAAACCATCAAATGTTGAGGCACAATCCAAAACATGGTCTTCTTATAAACACAAAAACACGTTGAAAACCATGGTAGGTGTAACTCCAAATGGAGCAGTATCTTATGTATCCTCTACTTATGGGGGCTCTGTGTCTGACAGACAAATCACTGAACACTCTACTCTGCTAGATGTAGGCAAATTTGATGCTGGTGACAGCATTATGGCAGATCGGGGAATTCTTGTTCAAGATTTATTTGCGAATcagaatgtttttattaatacaCCTACGTTTCTCAAGGGCAAAAGCCAACTTGACCCCGAAGAAATAGTTAGAGATAGGCGAGTTGCCTCAAAACGTATTCATGTAGAGAGGGTGATTGGGCTTGCAAAGAggttcaaaattttgaaacatgAGCTACCAATGTCAAAAATCCCCCTAGCTTCCAGAATTGTGTACATTTGTTTTATGTTGTCAAATTTTAGGAATTGCATTGTTGATAAAAGTGCTTAA
- the LOC130050094 gene encoding uncharacterized protein LOC130050094 isoform X2, whose product MIEDLPMYMDELIVHHEVVVDQSSTSMSTSMPEEMCSTAEKEIQCDIPTLGRFSIEGMKLDTKMLSYYTGLNGYDHFMLLFNILGPAAFDLNYKCGLLSPQDQLFLTLMKLRQAKEDVELAMLFKVCESTVSKIVTTWINFLYFQLKELEEQFWPSKDIIKEHMPTDFAKKFPNTRVILDATEQPIHKPSNVEAQSKTWSSYKHKNTLKTMVGVTPNGAVSYVSSTYGGSVSDRQITEHSTLLDVGKFDAGDSIMADRGILVQDLFANQNVFINTPTFLKGKSQLDPEEIVRDRRVASKRIHVERVIGLAKRFKILKHELPMSKIPLASRIVYICFMLSNFRNCIVDKSA is encoded by the coding sequence ATGATTGAAGACCTGCCCATGTATATGGATGAATTGATTGTACATCACGAAGTTGTCGTAGATCAGTCATCTACAAGTATGTCCACATCCATGCCAGAAGAAATGTGTTCAACAGCTGAGAAAGAAATCCAGTGTGACATACCTACCTTAGGTAGATTTTCAATTGAAGGTATGAAACTGGACACTAAGATGCTTTCTTATTACACTGGTTTGAATGGCTATGATCATTTCATGCTTCTCTTTAATATTCTTGGGCCAGCAGCTTTTGACTTGAATTACAAATGTGGCTTATTAAGTCCACAAGATCAGTTGTTTTTAACTCTGATGAAACTCAGACAAGCAAAAGAAGATGTGGAACTTGCTATGCTCTTTAAAGTCTGTGAATCTACTGTTTCTAAAATTGTAACAACTTGGATTAACTTCttgtattttcaattaaaagagTTAGAGGAACAATTCTGGCCTTCTAAAGACATCATTAAAGAACATATGCCAACAGATTTTGCTAAAAAGTTTCCCAATACACGCGTAATTTTAGATGCAACCGAGCAACCAATTCACAAACCATCAAATGTTGAGGCACAATCCAAAACATGGTCTTCTTATAAACACAAAAACACGTTGAAAACCATGGTAGGTGTAACTCCAAATGGAGCAGTATCTTATGTATCCTCTACTTATGGGGGCTCTGTGTCTGACAGACAAATCACTGAACACTCTACTCTGCTAGATGTAGGCAAATTTGATGCTGGTGACAGCATTATGGCAGATCGGGGAATTCTTGTTCAAGATTTATTTGCGAATcagaatgtttttattaatacaCCTACGTTTCTCAAGGGCAAAAGCCAACTTGACCCCGAAGAAATAGTTAGAGATAGGCGAGTTGCCTCAAAACGTATTCATGTAGAGAGGGTGATTGGGCTTGCAAAGAggttcaaaattttgaaacatgAGCTACCAATGTCAAAAATCCCCCTAGCTTCCAGAATTGTGTACATTTGTTTTATGTTGTCAAATTTTAGGAATTGCATTGTTGATAAAAGTGCTTAA
- the LOC125656675 gene encoding uncharacterized protein LOC125656675 translates to MERETYVKFSVSRLKDELKKKGATTRGRKADLIDRLKAYDRNKDFKNDPIHIPEPLEVDWPTRGFQQLQESHKEEIPEIGIEQIDMYFVHRLAGDRQSTGDVKAIEKGRLLVESDRVLAVSYLKEDNSLFFTGIVGATMKTKASITFNLWI, encoded by the exons ATGGAAAGAGAAACTTACGTAAAGTTTTCCGTCTCTCGACTCAAAGACGAGTTAAAGAAAAAAGGAGCCACCACGAGAGGCAGAAAAGCCGACCTTATAGACAG GCTTAAGGCATATgatagaaataaagatttcaAGAATGACCCAATTCATATACCTGAGCCTTTGGAAGTTGATTGGCCAACGAGGGGATTTCAACAGCTCCAGGAATCACATAAAGAAGAAATCCCAGAGATAGGCATTGAGCAGATAgacatgtattttgtacataGATTAGCAG GTGACAGACAAAGCACTGGTGATGTCAAGGCTATCGAGAAAGGAAGGCTGCTTGTTGAAAGTGATAGAGTCTTGGCTGTGTCATATTTAAAGGAAGATAATTCCCTGTTCTTTACAGGCATTGTTGGCGCAACCATGAAAACAAAGGCAAGTATTACATTTAATTTGTGgatataa
- the LOC130050094 gene encoding uncharacterized protein LOC130050094 isoform X3 gives MTTKSPNQVQLLTCGERRRLKYGAAPSVFDFKNTSTTQESDRAKRKRLRESTQDTCTPMIEDLPMYMDELIVHHEVVVDQSSTSMSTSMPEEMCSTAEKEIQCDIPTLGRFSIEV, from the exons ATGACTACAAAATCACCGAATCAG GTGCAACTACTGACATGTG GTGAACGAAGACGACTTAAGTATGGAGCTGCGCCCTCTGTTTTTGACTTCAAGAATACCAGTACTACCCAGGAGTCTGACAGAGCTAAGCGAAAGAGGCTGCGAGAGTCTActcaagatacatgtactccAATGATTGAAGACCTGCCCATGTATATGGATGAATTGATTGTACATCACGAAGTTGTCGTAGATCAGTCATCTACAAGTATGTCCACATCCATGCCAGAAGAAATGTGTTCAACAGCTGAGAAAGAAATCCAGTGTGACATACCTACCTTAGGTAGATTTTCAATTGAAG TTTAA